In Pseudomonas sp. GCEP-101, one DNA window encodes the following:
- a CDS encoding OprD family porin — MKVMKWSAIALAVSAGTTQLAMAEPFVGNQADAKGFVEDSSLNFLVRNYYFNRNKKDGATDARDWTQGFWANYNSGFTQGTVGFGVDAFGYLGLKLDGGSGYGGTGNLPVHDDGNKADDFGKAGGAIKIRISKTELKFGDMQPTAPVFAVGGTRLLPQTASGFSLMSSEIDGLDLEGGHFYSGTGQDTTNRDGEIWSQYGGVTANSADFLGGKYAINDQFSASLYGAKVEDLWNQYYVNLNYTLPIADNQSLGLDFNYYNTRDEGSAKLGDISNNTFSLAAAYTISAHTLTLAFQKVNGNTPFDYIGIGDNNAGGDSIFLANSVQYSDFNGPGEKSIQGRYDLNMKEYGVPGLTFMGRYIYGKDIDGDKIDPTSPYANYGYGPDGKHRETNLEAKYVIQSGPAKDLSFRARQAWHRANSDQAEGNIDEFRLIIDYPLSVL; from the coding sequence ATGAAAGTGATGAAGTGGAGCGCCATCGCCCTGGCGGTATCTGCAGGCACCACGCAACTGGCAATGGCCGAGCCCTTCGTAGGCAATCAGGCTGATGCAAAAGGCTTTGTCGAAGACAGCAGCCTGAACTTCCTGGTTCGCAACTACTACTTCAATCGCAACAAGAAAGACGGCGCCACCGATGCCCGTGACTGGACCCAAGGTTTCTGGGCCAATTACAACTCCGGCTTCACCCAAGGCACCGTTGGTTTCGGTGTTGACGCCTTCGGCTACCTGGGTCTGAAACTCGACGGTGGCAGCGGCTACGGCGGCACCGGCAACCTGCCGGTTCACGATGACGGCAACAAGGCCGACGACTTCGGCAAGGCCGGCGGCGCTATCAAGATCCGCATCTCCAAGACCGAGCTGAAGTTCGGTGACATGCAGCCCACCGCCCCGGTGTTCGCCGTCGGCGGCACCCGCCTGCTGCCGCAAACCGCCAGCGGCTTCAGCCTGATGAGCAGCGAAATCGACGGCCTGGATCTGGAAGGCGGTCACTTCTACTCCGGTACCGGCCAGGACACCACCAACCGCGACGGTGAAATCTGGTCCCAGTACGGTGGCGTCACCGCCAACAGCGCTGACTTCCTGGGTGGCAAATACGCCATCAACGACCAGTTCTCCGCTTCGCTGTACGGCGCCAAGGTCGAAGACCTGTGGAACCAGTACTACGTCAACCTGAACTACACCCTGCCGATCGCGGACAACCAGTCCCTCGGCCTGGACTTCAACTACTACAACACCCGCGACGAAGGTTCCGCCAAGCTTGGCGACATCAGCAACAACACCTTCTCGCTGGCCGCCGCTTACACCATCAGCGCGCACACCCTGACCCTCGCCTTCCAGAAAGTGAACGGCAACACTCCGTTCGACTACATCGGTATCGGCGACAACAACGCTGGCGGCGACTCGATCTTCCTCGCCAACTCCGTTCAGTACTCCGACTTCAACGGCCCGGGTGAAAAATCCATCCAAGGCCGTTACGACCTGAACATGAAAGAGTACGGCGTACCGGGCCTGACCTTCATGGGCCGCTACATCTACGGTAAGGACATCGACGGCGACAAGATCGATCCGACCAGCCCCTATGCCAACTACGGCTATGGCCCGGACGGCAAACACCGCGAGACCAACCTGGAAGCCAAATACGTTATCCAGAGCGGCCCGGCAAAAGACCTTTCCTTCCGTGCTCGTCAGGCTTGGCACCGCGCCAACTCCGACCAGGCTGAAGGCAACATCGATGAATTCCGCCTGATCATCGACTACCCGCTGTCCGTTCTGTAA
- a CDS encoding cold-shock protein, which produces MNPRRSSAPSETFAGENRETGTVKWFNTSKGFGFISRDSGEDIFVHFRAIRGEGHRILIEGQRVEFSVVQRDKGLQAEDVIAALPNRR; this is translated from the coding sequence CTGAATCCGCGGCGCAGCAGTGCGCCGAGCGAAACCTTCGCCGGGGAGAACCGCGAAACCGGCACCGTGAAGTGGTTCAACACATCCAAGGGCTTCGGCTTCATTTCCCGCGACTCCGGCGAGGACATCTTCGTCCACTTCCGCGCTATCCGCGGCGAGGGCCACCGCATCCTGATCGAAGGCCAGCGCGTAGAGTTCTCGGTGGTCCAGCGCGACAAGGGCCTGCAGGCGGAGGATGTGATCGCCGCCCTGCCCAACCGCCGCTAA
- a CDS encoding SlyX family protein has protein sequence MDLENRVTDLESRLAFQDDALQTLSDVVYEQERVIERLRLQMQALLKRLEDLQGQVGVADDEAPPPHY, from the coding sequence ATGGATCTGGAAAACCGCGTGACCGACCTGGAAAGCCGATTGGCCTTCCAGGATGATGCGCTGCAGACCCTGAGTGATGTGGTCTACGAGCAGGAGCGGGTGATCGAGCGCCTGCGCCTGCAGATGCAGGCGCTGCTCAAGCGCCTGGAAGACCTGCAGGGGCAGGTGGGCGTGGCCGATGATGAAGCGCCGCCGCCGCACTATTGA
- a CDS encoding HIT family protein, whose product MFALDSRLQQDTIAVGDFPLSSLLLMNDSQYPWFILVPRREEVSEIFQLDAADQQQLWREATQLAEVLKDTFDADKMNVANLGNVVSQLHVHVIVRKHGDAAWPGPVWGKHPAVAYTGEELARVREKLRMALGDGFRFSQE is encoded by the coding sequence ATGTTCGCCCTGGATTCCCGTCTTCAACAGGACACCATCGCGGTGGGTGACTTCCCGCTGAGCAGCCTGCTGCTGATGAACGACTCGCAGTACCCCTGGTTCATCCTGGTCCCGCGGCGGGAGGAAGTCAGTGAAATCTTCCAGCTGGACGCCGCCGACCAGCAGCAGTTGTGGCGCGAAGCCACGCAATTGGCCGAGGTGCTCAAGGACACCTTCGATGCCGACAAGATGAACGTGGCCAACCTCGGTAACGTCGTCAGCCAGTTGCATGTGCACGTGATCGTGCGCAAGCACGGCGATGCCGCCTGGCCGGGCCCGGTATGGGGCAAGCACCCGGCTGTGGCATACACGGGCGAGGAGCTGGCGCGGGTGCGCGAGAAGCTGCGCATGGCGCTGGGCGATGGTTTTCGCTTCAGCCAGGAGTGA